Proteins encoded in a region of the Dasypus novemcinctus isolate mDasNov1 chromosome 24, mDasNov1.1.hap2, whole genome shotgun sequence genome:
- the LOC131275749 gene encoding putative cystatin-9-like protein CST9LP1: MPSGQLVRILPWGLLPLLLGLQLLGTYAQRTLEEIKHNEELEIHYYLPATVEFAQYIFNLHSKDPYAYRLVRILKYWKEKDGSRLIIALELELSRTMCRKFEDDIQNCAFQPPPGSHTISCFFAIHPQPWETVFHLLNSTCVDS; the protein is encoded by the exons ATGCCCAGCGGGCAGTTGGTGCGGATTCTGCCCTGGGGGCTTCTGCCACttctcctggggctccagctcctAGGGACATATGCCCAGCGCACCCTAGAGGAAATCAAGCATAATGAAGAGCTAGAAATTCACTATTATTTACCAGCCACAGTGGAGTTTGCCCAGTACATCTTCAATCTTCACAGCAAGGACCCCTATGCCTACAGGTTGGTGCGAATCCTAAAGTACTGGAAAGAAAAG GATGGTTCCAGACTGATAATCGCCTTGGAGCTGGAGCTAAGCCGGACTATGTGTAGAAAATTCGAGGACGACATCCAAAACTGTGCCTTTCAACCCCCACCAGGGAGCCAT ACCATCAGCTGCTTTTTTGCCATCCATCCGCAGCCCTGGGAAACGGTGTTCCATCTCCTGAACAGCACCTGTGTGGACAGTTAA
- the LOC101432608 gene encoding cystatin-13-like yields the protein MARPCQTLLLLVAIVMLVPRSVHAWSSRKVVREFQDIPENYVYVQQALWFAMKEYNKASKDKHNFRVMEILKSQEQVTDSLEYYIKVKIARTMCKKISGENENCLFQHDPQMQKMVICTFIVASKPWKFELTMLKQQCHDI from the exons ATGGCCAGACCTTGCCAGACCCTGTTGCTCCTCGTGGCCATTGTGATGCTTGTGCCCAGAAGCGTCCACGCCTGGAGCTCACGGAAGGTGGTGAGGGAATTCCAAGACATCCCTGAAAACTACGTGTACGTGCAGCAGGCACTCTGGTTTGCTATGAAGGAATATAACAAGGCCAGCAAGGACAAGCACAACTTCCGCGTAATGGAGATTCTCAAGTCTCAGGAGCAG GTCACAGACAGTTTGGAGTACTATATTAAAGTCAAAATTGCTCGTACAATGTGCAAGAAAATTTcaggagaaaatgaaaactgCTTATTTCAACACGATCCGCAAATGCAAAAG ATGGTTATTTGCACCTTTATTGTTGCATCCAAACCTTGGAAATTTGAACTCACTATGTTGAAACAACAATGCCATGATATCTAA